A region of Salmo salar chromosome ssa17, Ssal_v3.1, whole genome shotgun sequence DNA encodes the following proteins:
- the LOC106576111 gene encoding leiomodin-2, with translation MNGFGYRRELSKYEDVDEDELLASLSPEELAELEMELADIDPDANVPIGLRQRDQTEKTPTGTFNRDSLLKYWEKETKRILEDERGEASSPKQDDDDDAKKSEEECVTESNSEAEEEADDENEKENKDYEGEEEEEEEEEEESEEEGTETEDEEDKEEPEEERPEAAPPKDPGPPSPLSVVISSPSLLRLPRVEPMRLTPPPPPLDPNADGNPTVVDEALERVLNNDPELKEVNLNNIEDISQDTLIQFAESLRSNTHVRVFSLANTHADDPVALAIAKTLCENSSIISLNIESNYVTGKGVLAMVQALPSNSTLTELRFHNQRHMCGGQVEMEMVKILRENHALIKLGYQFHLPGPRMSMTGILTRNMDRQRQKRLQEQRQNQQAGPEGAVNPRTTALLKATPGSSPYGSPRVSPWQSPKLPKKQTPPAPPPPPPPPPPPPPLPCQPPAEKKKPTRKIAEVIRLHEEVVKKQGKGKGKKGKKGLKETNSILKELKNALRPVAEKREQEHSRPPTPLRSSHDQLMDSIRNASVRSLRKVEVPQRKFVFVPDEETS, from the exons ATGAACGGTTTTGGGTACCGTCGGGAGTTGAGTAAGTATGAGGATGTGGATGAGGATGAACTACTGGCTTCTCTCAGCCCAGAGGAGCTAGCAGAGCTGGAGATGGAGCTGGCAGACATTGACCCTGATGCCAACGTGCCCATCGGCCTGAGACAGCGGGACCAGACGGAGAAGACCCCTACTGGCACCTTCAATAGAGACTCTCTGTTGAAGTACTGGGAGAAGGAGACCAAGAGGATACtggaggatgagagaggggaaGCAAGCAGCCCCAAACAG gatgacgatgatgatgcCAAAAAGAGCGAGGAAGAATGCGTGACAGAAAGCAACAGCGAAGCAGAGGAGGAGGCGGATGACGAGAACGAGAAAGAAAATAAAGATTatgaaggggaagaggaggaagaagaagaagaggaagaggagagtgaggaagaggGAACTGAaacagaggatgaggaggataaaGAGGAGCCAGAAGAGGAAAGGCCTGAAGCAGCGCCCCCAAAGGATCCTGGTCCTCCATCACCGCTGTCAGTCGTCATCTCCTCCCCTAGCCTCCTGAGACTCCCAAGGGTGGAGCCTATGAGACTAACCCCGCCCCCACCTCCGCTTGACCCCAACGCCGACGGCAACCCAACAGTTGTCGACGAGGCCCTGGAAAGAGTCCTTAATAACGACCCTGAGCTCAAAGAGGTCAACCTCAACAACATCGAGGACATCTCACAGGACACTCTAATCCAGTTTGCCGAGTCACTGCGCTCCAACACACACGTGCGTGTCTTTAGCCTGGCCAACACGCATGCTGACGACCCCGTGGCGCTGGCCATTGCCAAGACGCTGTGCGAAAACTCCTCCATCATCAGCCTGAACATTGAGTCCAACTATGTGACAGGGAAAGGGGTTCTGGCTATGGTTCAGGCTCTGCCTAGCAATAGCACCCTGACTGAGCTACGCTTCCACAACCAGAGACACATGTGTGGAggacag gtggAGATGGAGATGGTGAAGATTCTGAGGGAGAACCACGCCCTGATCAAGCTGGGTTACCAGTTCCACCTGCCAGGCCCCCGGATGAGCATGACAGGCATCCTGACCCGTAACATGGACCGTCAGAGACAGAAACGCCTGCAGGAGCAGAGACAGAACCAGCAGGCGGGGCCCGAGGGGGCCGTTAACCCCCGTACCACTGCTCTATTGAAGGCCACTCCGGGTTCTTCACCCTACGGTTCCCCGCGTGTGTCGCCTTGGCAATCCCCCAAACTCCCCAAAAAACAGACCCCTCCTGCTCCCCCGCCgcctcccccacctcctcccccaccccctccACTGCCATGCCAGCCCCCGGCAGAGAAGAAGAAGCCGACTAGGAAGATAGCGGAGGTGATCAGGCTCCACGAGGAGGTCGTTAAGAAGcaagggaaagggaaggggaagAAGGGGAAGAAAGGACTGAAAGAGACCAACAGTATCTTGAAGGAGCTGAAGAACGCTCTGCGGCCAGTGGCagagaagagagaacaggagCACAGCAGGCCACCCACTCCACTGCGCTCGTCACACGACCAGCTCATGGACTCCATCCGCAACGCCAGTGTCCGCTCCCTCAGAAAG GTGGAAGTTCCACAGAGGAAGTTTGTCTTTGTCCCTGATGAAGAGACTAGCTGA
- the LOC106576110 gene encoding neural Wiskott-Aldrich syndrome protein isoform X5, giving the protein MMFCTTFLSSPSEDLSEGGGGGGGIHPGGCLSTLHCLILPQEELYAPPSDPTNRLSLRHGDQACSVVGEMLLDVNMAAISGCKGDRGGRKGDGTPCDCSPSVSPSVRKSPRGDSSHRGPALPMATVDIKNPEINTVSRFHGHTSHINNMVSTSFNNNNKKEKKVKGKKGKKLTKADIGTPSNFQHVGHVGWDPNTGFDLNNLDPELKNLFDMCGISEAQLKDKETSKVIYDFIEKKGGVEAVKIELRRQGPPPPRWCAPPPPPSRGGPPPPPPHQTSGPPPPPIRGRGAPPPPPPSRAPTSAPPPPPPSRTGMGAPPPPPTRGPLPPPPQPSLASLAPHAPPPPPPPSSAPAGMGSGAPPPPPPPPGPPPPPMLLEVDGGGGGAGKPSALLSQIREGAPLKKVEQKERPVSTSTGRDGLLEQIRQGKQLKAVTDEPGSGGPATPSAGIVGALMEVMQKRSKAIHSSDDDDDDDEEEDFEDDDEWDD; this is encoded by the exons ATGATGTTCTGTACCaccttcctgtcctctccctctgaGGACCTAtctgaggggggaggaggaggaggggggatccATCCGGGAGGGTGTCTCTCCACCCTCCACTGCCTgatccttccccaggaggaactATATGCGCCCCCCTCGGACCCTACCAACCGCCTCTCGCTGCGCCACGGGGACCAGGCCTGCAGTGTGGTGGGTGAAATGCTGCTGGACGTCAACATGGCAGCTATCAGCGGGTGTAAGGGggacagaggggggaggaagggggacgGAACTCCCTGTGACTGTAGTCCCTCAGTCTCGCCCTCTGTCAGAAAGAGCCCCCGTGGGGACTCGAGCCACAGAG gcCCGGCCCTGCCCATGGCCACGGTGGACATCAAGAACCCAGAGATCAACACTGTGTCACGGTTCCACGGACACACCTCTCACATTAACAACATGGTGAGCACCagcttcaacaacaacaacaagaaggagaagaaggtgaAGGGAAAGAAGGGCAAGAAGCTGACCAAGGCAGACATCGGAACACCCAGCAACTTCCA GCACGTCGGCCACGTCGGCTGGGACCCTAACACAGGCTTCGAT ttGAACAACCTAGACCCGGAGCTGAAGAACCTGTTTGACATGTGTGGCATCTCTGAGGCCCAGCTGAAGGACAAGGAGACCTCCAAGGTCATCTATGACTTCATCGAGAAGAAGGGAGGCGTGGAGGCAGTCAAGATCGAGCTCCGcagacaag GTCCTCCACCTCCAAGGTGGTGTG cccccccaccccctccttcCAGAGGTGGACCACCACCCCCTCCCCCACACCAGACCTCCGGCCCCCCGCCCCCACCCATCAGGGGAAGGGGTgcgcctccccctcctcccccctccagagCGCCCACCTCagccccaccaccacctccccccTCCAGAACAGGCATGGGAgcaccacccccacccccaaccaGAGGCCCTCTGCCCCCTCCTCCCCAGCCTTCCCTTGCCTCCCTGGCTCCCCATGCCCCACCTCCTCCCCCGCCTCCCTCCTCCGCCCCAGCAGGTATGGGTTCCGgagcaccccctcctcctcccccgccTCCCGGCCCTCCTCCCCCACCCATGCTGCTGGAAGTTGATGGAGGGGGTGGTGGTGCTGGTAAGCCCTCAGCCCTGTTGAGCCAGATCAGGGAGGGGGCTCCGCTGAAGAAGGTAGAGCAGAAGGAGAGGCCCGTTTCCACCAGCACCGGCCGAGACGGTCTCCTTGAACAGATACGACAGGGCAAGCAGCTAAAGGCT GTGACTGACGAACCAGGGTCAGGAGGACCCGCCACTCCATCAGCCGGCATCGTAGGAGCTCTGATGGAGGTGATGCAGAAGAGGAGCAAAGCCATCCACTcctcag atgatgatgacgatgatgatgaggaAGAGGACTTTGAGGATGATGATGAGTGGGATGACTag